From the Kitasatospora viridis genome, one window contains:
- a CDS encoding inositol-3-phosphate synthase, with protein sequence MGSVRVAIVGVGNCATSLVQGVEYYKDADPAGKVPGLMHVQFGDYHVRDVEFVAAFDVDAKKVGQDLAHAITASENNTIKICDVPPTGVTVQRGHTLDGLGKYYRETIEESDETPVDVVQVLKDNQVDVLVCYLPVGSEAAAKFYAQCAIDAKVAFVNALPVFIAGTKEWADKFTEAGVPIVGDDIKSQVGATITHRVMAKLFEDRGVILERTMQLNVGGNMDFKNMLERERLESKKISKTQAVTSQIRDRELGAKNVHIGPSDYVAWLDDRKWAYVRLEGRAFGDVPLNLEYKLEVWDSPNSAGVIIDAVRAAKIAMDRGIGGPILSASSYFMKSPPVQYFDDEAKENVEKFIRGEVER encoded by the coding sequence ATGGGTTCGGTTCGCGTAGCCATCGTGGGCGTGGGCAACTGCGCCACGTCGCTGGTGCAGGGTGTCGAGTACTACAAGGACGCCGACCCGGCCGGCAAGGTCCCCGGGCTGATGCACGTGCAGTTCGGCGACTACCACGTCCGTGACGTGGAGTTCGTCGCCGCGTTCGACGTCGACGCCAAGAAGGTCGGCCAGGACCTGGCGCACGCCATCACCGCCAGCGAGAACAACACCATCAAGATCTGCGACGTGCCGCCGACCGGCGTCACCGTGCAGCGCGGCCACACCCTCGACGGTCTCGGTAAGTACTACCGGGAGACCATCGAGGAGTCGGACGAGACCCCGGTCGACGTCGTCCAGGTCCTGAAGGACAACCAGGTCGACGTCCTGGTCTGCTACCTGCCGGTGGGCTCCGAGGCCGCCGCCAAGTTCTACGCGCAGTGCGCCATCGACGCCAAGGTCGCCTTCGTGAACGCCCTCCCGGTGTTCATCGCCGGCACCAAGGAGTGGGCCGACAAGTTCACCGAGGCCGGCGTGCCGATCGTCGGCGACGACATCAAGTCGCAGGTCGGCGCGACCATCACGCACCGCGTGATGGCGAAGCTCTTCGAGGACCGCGGGGTCATCCTGGAGCGCACCATGCAGCTGAACGTCGGCGGCAACATGGACTTCAAGAACATGCTGGAGCGCGAGCGCCTGGAGTCCAAGAAGATCTCCAAGACCCAGGCCGTCACCTCGCAGATCCGTGACCGCGAGCTGGGCGCCAAGAACGTCCACATCGGTCCCTCGGACTACGTGGCCTGGCTGGACGACCGCAAGTGGGCGTACGTCCGCCTTGAGGGCCGCGCCTTCGGCGACGTTCCGCTGAACCTTGAGTACAAGCTTGAGGTCTGGGACTCCCCGAACTCGGCCGGTGTGATCATCGACGCCGTGCGCGCCGCGAAGATCGCCATGGACCGCGGCATCGGCGGCCCGATCCTCTCCGCGTCCTCCTACTTCATGAAGTCGCCGCCGGTGCAGTACTTCGACGACGAGGCCAAGGAGAACGTCGAGAAGTTCATCCGCGGCGAGGTCGAGCGCTGA
- a CDS encoding PadR family transcriptional regulator, with amino-acid sequence MSRRSGVLEFAVLGLLHDAPMHGYELRKRLNVLLGSFRAFSYGTLYPCLKSLVAQGFLVEDNPSTEYVPATALNGKRSKIVYRLSPEGKQRFEELLADSGPDAWEDEHFGVHFAFFGQTDRAVRMRVLEGRRSRLEERLERMRSSIARTRERFDDYTLELQRHGLESVEREVRWLNELIETERANRTGRAPAPPGGSAAPHTSDGRDHADGSPDPVRSPYDRPGRSS; translated from the coding sequence GTGAGCAGACGCTCAGGAGTGCTGGAGTTCGCCGTCCTCGGCCTCCTGCACGACGCCCCGATGCACGGGTACGAGCTGCGCAAGCGGCTCAACGTGCTCCTCGGTTCGTTCCGGGCCTTCTCCTACGGCACGCTCTACCCCTGCCTGAAGAGCCTGGTCGCCCAGGGCTTCCTGGTCGAGGACAACCCGAGCACCGAGTACGTCCCGGCGACGGCGCTCAACGGGAAGCGGTCGAAGATCGTCTACCGGCTCTCCCCCGAGGGGAAGCAGCGGTTCGAGGAGCTGCTCGCCGACTCCGGTCCGGACGCCTGGGAGGACGAGCACTTCGGTGTGCACTTCGCCTTCTTCGGCCAGACCGACCGGGCCGTGCGGATGCGCGTGCTGGAGGGCCGGCGCAGCCGGTTGGAGGAGCGGTTGGAGCGGATGCGCTCCTCGATCGCCCGCACCCGCGAGCGGTTCGACGACTACACGCTCGAACTGCAGCGGCACGGCCTGGAATCGGTCGAGCGAGAGGTCCGCTGGCTCAACGAGCTGATCGAGACCGAGCGGGCCAACCGCACCGGCCGCGCCCCGGCACCGCCGGGCGGCAGCGCGGCACCACACACTTCGGACGGCCGTGACCACGCGGACGGATCCCCGGATCCGGTCCGGTCACCGTACGACCGCCCGGGGCGCTCCTCCTAG
- a CDS encoding transglycosylase domain-containing protein has protein sequence MSEHRRRSPDGGQQPPSRHDGASPYAYGTPPEGAPSYDSPGRPEPAGRPTRRPPQGVRETAMQPRMTRAEMRKAGQRGGAGGAAGAGGGRRGGGGPGGPGGRGPGDGRGGGKPPGKKKLIDYPRWGKRGIRRWLPSWKQVLTLFVLFFGGTVAAVGTAYSMTTVPELKDLSPVQNNIYYWADGSEMTRTGQTNRQIVDITQINPAMQNAVIAAENETFRTDNGIDPKGIARAVYNMASGQSTQGGSTITQQYVKNAYLNQDQTLTRKLKEFFITLKLNQAKSKDDILDGYLNTSWFGRNSTGIQAAAHAYYGVEAKDLNPCQSAMLAGLLKGAGLYDPSLSAGNHQRMFGTPGDPASGRWEWILSMMVKTKAITQDQMDQCTKAGLPEPIKQQATSSQAGQIGYIVDTVNKYIEAKDPTINDQVLGHGGFNIYTTLQKDKVDMLSKAVDQISQQNLDPVKRPKTDTFVQVGAASVLPGDGALVAIYGGPGEDKGQYTNNADTSGVPVGSTFKPYVLATAMQDGVLTQTGPDGKPLRINEDSRYLADDLSTIRKPDGSLVTNQDGSVFHQKNDENGPQGYVTLRDAMINSFNVPFVQLGEDVGGPNVAKLAAQMGLSPGSMPVANQNTASFAIGTSTPSAIQMASGYSVFAARGQQTDMYAVTKLVWNGKVQSGFTKSTPKQVLDQAVADNITSVLQDVVQKGTGTKAQAVGRPVAGKTGTTDKGTSAWFDGYTPQLTTAITMFREDPNHPGLQSLTGTAGFSEFAGGTLPTEIWTAYMKAALAGTPVTDFPAPGPVNTEVDESGAPSTASPSPSASASTSASATAAPTTQAPVQPAPTTQAPLPSESCQTGLDCPGSSPTSTRNPGGGPGGGNGGGNGGTGGCVVFCPPDTTSASPPTKHPGGGTGGGNGGGAGGGTGGGGTTAPPPAG, from the coding sequence ATGAGCGAACACCGGCGCCGGTCGCCCGACGGCGGCCAACAACCGCCGAGCCGCCATGACGGCGCGAGCCCGTACGCCTACGGCACCCCCCCGGAGGGGGCGCCGTCCTACGACTCGCCGGGCCGGCCGGAGCCGGCCGGCCGACCGACCAGAAGGCCTCCGCAGGGCGTGCGGGAGACCGCCATGCAGCCGCGGATGACCCGGGCCGAGATGCGCAAGGCCGGGCAGCGCGGCGGCGCCGGCGGTGCCGCCGGTGCCGGCGGCGGTCGCCGCGGCGGTGGTGGTCCGGGCGGTCCCGGCGGCCGGGGCCCGGGCGACGGCCGGGGCGGCGGCAAGCCGCCGGGCAAGAAGAAGCTCATCGACTACCCGCGGTGGGGCAAGCGCGGGATCCGCCGCTGGCTGCCCTCGTGGAAGCAGGTGCTCACGCTCTTCGTGCTGTTCTTCGGCGGCACCGTGGCGGCGGTCGGCACCGCCTACTCGATGACCACGGTGCCCGAGCTCAAGGACCTCAGCCCGGTCCAGAACAACATCTACTACTGGGCCGACGGCAGCGAGATGACCCGCACCGGTCAGACGAACCGTCAGATCGTGGACATCACCCAGATCAACCCGGCGATGCAGAACGCGGTGATCGCGGCGGAGAACGAGACCTTCCGCACCGACAACGGCATCGACCCCAAGGGCATCGCCCGGGCCGTCTACAACATGGCCTCCGGCCAGTCCACCCAGGGTGGTTCGACCATCACCCAGCAGTACGTGAAGAACGCCTACCTGAACCAGGACCAGACCCTGACGCGCAAGCTGAAGGAGTTCTTCATCACGCTGAAGCTCAATCAGGCGAAGTCCAAGGACGACATCCTGGACGGCTACCTCAACACCAGCTGGTTCGGCCGCAACTCCACCGGCATCCAGGCCGCCGCGCACGCCTACTACGGCGTCGAGGCGAAGGACCTGAACCCGTGCCAGAGCGCCATGCTGGCCGGTCTGCTGAAGGGCGCCGGCCTGTACGACCCGTCGCTCAGCGCCGGCAACCACCAGCGGATGTTCGGCACCCCGGGCGACCCCGCCAGCGGCCGCTGGGAGTGGATCCTGAGCATGATGGTGAAGACCAAGGCCATCACCCAGGACCAGATGGACCAGTGCACCAAGGCCGGTCTGCCGGAGCCGATCAAGCAGCAGGCCACGAGCAGCCAGGCCGGTCAGATCGGCTACATCGTCGACACGGTCAACAAGTACATCGAGGCCAAGGACCCGACGATCAACGACCAGGTCCTCGGCCACGGCGGCTTCAACATCTACACCACCCTGCAGAAGGACAAGGTGGACATGTTGTCGAAGGCCGTGGACCAGATCAGCCAGCAGAACCTGGACCCGGTCAAGCGCCCCAAGACCGACACCTTCGTGCAGGTCGGCGCGGCCTCGGTGCTCCCGGGTGACGGTGCGTTGGTCGCCATCTACGGCGGTCCCGGCGAGGACAAGGGCCAGTACACCAACAACGCCGACACCTCCGGCGTGCCGGTCGGCTCGACCTTCAAGCCCTACGTGCTGGCCACCGCGATGCAGGACGGCGTGCTGACCCAGACCGGTCCGGACGGCAAACCGCTGCGGATCAACGAGGACAGCCGCTACCTGGCCGACGACCTCAGCACCATCCGCAAGCCGGACGGTTCGCTGGTCACCAACCAGGACGGCTCGGTCTTCCACCAGAAGAACGACGAGAACGGGCCGCAGGGCTACGTGACCCTGCGGGACGCGATGATCAACTCGTTCAACGTGCCCTTCGTGCAGCTGGGCGAGGACGTCGGCGGTCCGAACGTGGCCAAGCTGGCCGCGCAGATGGGCCTGAGCCCGGGCTCGATGCCGGTCGCCAACCAGAACACCGCCTCCTTCGCGATCGGCACCTCGACCCCGAGCGCGATCCAGATGGCCTCCGGCTACTCGGTCTTCGCCGCCCGCGGCCAGCAGACCGACATGTACGCGGTGACCAAGCTGGTCTGGAACGGCAAGGTGCAGAGCGGCTTCACCAAGTCCACGCCCAAGCAGGTGCTGGACCAGGCGGTGGCCGACAACATCACCAGCGTGCTGCAGGACGTGGTGCAGAAGGGCACCGGTACCAAGGCGCAGGCGGTCGGCCGCCCGGTGGCCGGCAAGACCGGTACCACCGACAAGGGCACCTCGGCCTGGTTCGACGGCTACACCCCGCAGCTGACCACCGCGATCACCATGTTCCGCGAGGACCCGAACCACCCCGGCCTGCAGTCGCTGACCGGCACGGCCGGCTTCTCCGAGTTCGCCGGTGGCACCCTGCCGACCGAGATCTGGACCGCCTACATGAAGGCCGCGCTGGCCGGCACCCCGGTGACCGACTTCCCGGCGCCGGGCCCGGTCAACACCGAGGTCGACGAGTCCGGCGCACCGAGCACCGCCTCGCCCTCGCCCTCGGCCTCGGCGAGCACCTCGGCCTCGGCGACCGCCGCGCCGACCACCCAGGCCCCGGTCCAGCCGGCGCCGACCACCCAGGCCCCGCTGCCGTCCGAGAGCTGCCAGACCGGTCTGGACTGCCCCGGCAGCTCGCCGACCTCGACCCGCAACCCGGGCGGTGGCCCCGGCGGCGGCAACGGCGGCGGCAACGGCGGTACCGGTGGCTGCGTGGTGTTCTGCCCGCCGGACACCACCTCGGCCTCCCCGCCGACCAAGCACCCCGGTGGCGGCACCGGCGGTGGCAACGGTGGCGGTGCCGGCGGCGGCACCGGTGGTGGCGGCACCACCGCACCACCCCCCGCCGGCTAG
- a CDS encoding glycosyltransferase 87 family protein, translated as MCAMTSSTRDQTAAEAQPPGGPDQGPLPNTVVVPADEDPVAEAGSELIGGPPGRRALLGVSWWVPARFLALTTVLTYCLGLVQKLPCYNSGWFFGATSQYTHACYSDIPHLYTARGLAVGLHPYLDQIPSPSPDMKFLEYPVLTGLFMQIAGWLTPTTGAIQDRERWFWMVNAGMLLICVVVTVIALTRTHRRRPWDALLFALAPALALNATINWDLLAVALTAVAMAYWSGRRPVWAGVFIGLATAAKLYPVLLLGPLLVLCWRAGRWRDFGRALGAAVAAWLVVDLPIMIASFDGWKTFYTFSQSRKEDFGSFWMILMQDRNESLPTLNTWIAVLLVASCLAIGWLALSAPRRPRFAQLVFLVVAAFVLTNKVYSPQYVLWLVPLAVLARPRWRDFLIWQACEVLYFLGIWSYLAYIGDSKQHGIGQDWYHFAIMLHMIGTLYLVAVVVRDILRPDRDPVRWDGSDDPSGGVLDFAPDVFVLGTARRLREEESYAGLGPVEPAGEHDAVVDWLAPERPLSEPQDAVPEGGAAQA; from the coding sequence ATGTGCGCCATGACGTCGAGCACCCGCGACCAGACCGCCGCCGAGGCCCAGCCGCCGGGCGGGCCGGACCAGGGCCCGCTGCCCAACACCGTGGTCGTCCCCGCGGACGAGGACCCGGTCGCCGAGGCCGGCAGCGAGCTGATCGGCGGCCCGCCCGGGCGGCGGGCGCTGCTGGGCGTCTCCTGGTGGGTGCCGGCCCGGTTCCTGGCGCTGACCACCGTGCTCACCTACTGCCTGGGCCTGGTCCAGAAGCTGCCCTGCTACAACAGCGGCTGGTTCTTCGGCGCCACCAGCCAGTACACCCACGCCTGCTACAGCGACATCCCGCACCTCTACACCGCCCGCGGCCTGGCCGTCGGGCTGCACCCGTACCTGGACCAGATCCCGTCGCCCTCTCCGGACATGAAGTTCCTGGAGTACCCGGTGCTGACCGGTCTGTTCATGCAGATCGCCGGCTGGCTCACCCCCACCACCGGGGCGATCCAGGACCGCGAGCGCTGGTTCTGGATGGTCAACGCCGGGATGCTGCTGATCTGCGTGGTGGTCACGGTGATCGCGCTGACCCGGACCCACCGCCGCCGCCCGTGGGACGCGCTGCTCTTCGCGCTGGCCCCGGCGCTGGCGCTGAACGCCACCATCAACTGGGACCTGCTGGCGGTCGCGCTGACCGCCGTGGCGATGGCCTACTGGTCCGGCCGGCGCCCGGTCTGGGCCGGCGTCTTCATCGGCCTGGCCACCGCCGCCAAGCTCTACCCGGTGCTGTTGCTCGGCCCGCTGCTGGTGCTCTGCTGGCGGGCCGGCCGCTGGCGGGACTTCGGTCGGGCGCTGGGTGCCGCGGTGGCCGCCTGGCTGGTGGTGGACCTGCCGATCATGATCGCCAGCTTCGACGGCTGGAAGACCTTCTACACCTTCAGCCAGAGCCGCAAGGAGGACTTCGGGTCCTTCTGGATGATCCTGATGCAGGACCGCAACGAGTCGCTGCCGACCCTGAACACCTGGATCGCGGTGCTGCTGGTGGCCAGTTGCCTGGCGATCGGCTGGCTGGCGCTGAGCGCCCCGCGCCGGCCGCGCTTCGCCCAGCTGGTCTTCCTGGTGGTGGCGGCCTTCGTGCTCACCAACAAGGTCTACTCGCCGCAGTACGTGCTCTGGCTGGTGCCGCTCGCCGTGCTGGCCCGGCCGCGCTGGCGCGACTTCCTGATCTGGCAGGCCTGCGAGGTGCTGTACTTCCTCGGCATCTGGTCCTACCTGGCCTACATCGGGGACTCCAAGCAGCACGGCATCGGCCAGGACTGGTACCACTTCGCGATCATGCTGCACATGATCGGCACCCTCTACCTGGTCGCCGTGGTGGTCCGCGACATCCTGCGCCCGGACCGCGACCCGGTGCGCTGGGACGGGAGTGACGACCCGTCCGGCGGGGTGCTGGACTTCGCCCCCGACGTCTTCGTGCTCGGCACCGCCCGGCGGCTGCGCGAGGAGGAGTCGTACGCGGGGCTCGGCCCGGTCGAGCCGGCCGGGGAGCACGACGCGGTGGTGGACTGGCTGGCCCCGGAGCGCCCGCTGAGCGAGCCGCAGGACGCGGTGCCCGAGGGCGGCGCCGCTCAGGCCTGA
- a CDS encoding alanine racemase, producing the protein MTLSLYVDADRWRGHQRALLAEFPGLVPVAKGNGYGLGNRRLAREAELLGTGRLAVGTATEAAEVQADGYPGEVLVLTPYRIGEPAVELPDPDRVVRTVAGLEALRALTGAGASPAGGARRVVVECMTSMRRHGIAPADLAHCAEVGDRDAIEGFALHLPLDRPDRSDPVTEVADWVAAITAAGLPTAAVYLSHLGSAGVAELTDRHPGTDFRSRVGTRLWLGDVAALRARATVLDVTALRKGDRYGYRQHRAPSDGHLLVVSGGTAHGIGLEAPKYLQGLLPRVKGIARAGLATVNRTLSPYQWDGRQLWFAEPPHMQVSILFLPGPGKPPVLGDELAVTVRHTTTHFDRVTDDRTADRQPVDSQA; encoded by the coding sequence ATGACCCTTTCGCTGTACGTAGACGCCGACCGCTGGCGCGGCCACCAGCGCGCGCTGCTGGCCGAGTTCCCCGGCCTGGTGCCGGTGGCCAAGGGGAACGGCTACGGCCTGGGCAACCGGCGCCTGGCCCGGGAGGCGGAGCTGCTCGGCACCGGGCGGCTCGCGGTCGGCACCGCCACCGAGGCGGCCGAGGTGCAGGCCGACGGCTACCCGGGCGAGGTGCTGGTGCTCACCCCCTACCGGATCGGCGAACCGGCCGTCGAACTGCCGGACCCCGACCGGGTGGTGCGCACGGTGGCCGGGCTGGAGGCGCTGCGGGCGCTGACCGGCGCGGGGGCGTCACCGGCCGGGGGCGCGCGGCGGGTGGTGGTGGAGTGCATGACCAGCATGCGCCGGCACGGCATCGCACCGGCCGACCTGGCGCACTGCGCCGAGGTCGGTGACCGGGACGCGATCGAGGGCTTCGCGCTGCACCTGCCGCTGGACCGGCCGGACCGCTCCGACCCGGTGACCGAGGTGGCCGACTGGGTGGCCGCGATCACCGCCGCCGGGCTGCCCACCGCCGCCGTCTACCTCAGCCACCTAGGCTCCGCCGGGGTGGCCGAGCTGACCGACCGTCACCCCGGCACCGACTTCCGCTCCCGGGTCGGCACCCGGCTCTGGCTGGGCGACGTCGCGGCCCTGCGGGCCCGCGCCACGGTGCTCGACGTGACGGCCCTGCGCAAGGGCGACCGGTACGGCTACCGGCAGCACCGGGCGCCCTCGGACGGCCACCTGCTGGTGGTCTCCGGCGGCACCGCGCACGGCATCGGGCTGGAGGCCCCGAAGTACCTGCAGGGGCTGCTGCCCCGGGTGAAGGGGATCGCCCGGGCCGGCCTGGCCACCGTCAACCGCACGCTCTCGCCGTACCAGTGGGACGGCCGGCAGCTCTGGTTCGCCGAGCCGCCGCACATGCAGGTGAGCATCCTGTTCCTGCCCGGGCCCGGCAAGCCGCCGGTGCTGGGCGACGAGCTGGCGGTGACGGTGCGGCACACCACCACGCACTTCGACCGGGTGACGGACGACCGGACGGCCGACCGTCAGCCGGTCGACAGTCAGGCCTGA
- a CDS encoding lipid II:glycine glycyltransferase FemX: protein MSLRLRTITREEHLAFVRSRPSVSHMQVPSWGEVKSEWRSESIGWADATGNLVGAGLVLYRQLPKVKRYLAYLPEGPVIDWFDPDLDRWLAPLLAHLKAQGAFSVKIGPPVVIRRWGTATIKEAVAGGQAKRLRDVDPDWYEPRAFEVADRLRRAGWRQGEDGGAGFGDVQPRYVFQVPLANRSLDDIQRGFNQLWRRNIKKAEKSGVEVVQGGYDDLPVFHRLYQLTAERDRFTPRPLAYFQRQWQQLTTEDPNRMRLYLAYHEGEPLAATTMLTVGQHVWYSYGASANHKREVKPSNAIQWRMIRDAYALGAGVYDLRGISDTLDEEDPLYGLIQFKLGTGGQAAEYLGEWDFPVNKVLHKALDLYMSRR, encoded by the coding sequence ATGAGCCTGCGTCTGAGGACGATCACCCGCGAGGAACACCTCGCCTTCGTGCGCAGCCGCCCCTCCGTCAGCCACATGCAGGTGCCCTCCTGGGGCGAGGTCAAGAGCGAGTGGCGCAGCGAGTCGATCGGTTGGGCGGACGCCACCGGCAACCTGGTCGGCGCGGGCCTGGTGCTCTACCGGCAACTGCCCAAGGTCAAGCGCTACCTGGCCTACCTGCCGGAGGGGCCGGTGATCGACTGGTTCGACCCGGACCTGGACCGCTGGCTCGCCCCGCTGCTGGCCCACCTCAAGGCGCAGGGCGCGTTCTCGGTGAAGATCGGCCCGCCGGTGGTGATCCGGCGCTGGGGCACGGCCACCATCAAGGAGGCGGTGGCCGGTGGCCAGGCCAAGCGGCTGCGCGACGTGGACCCGGACTGGTACGAGCCGCGCGCCTTCGAGGTCGCCGACCGGCTGCGCCGGGCCGGCTGGCGGCAGGGCGAGGACGGCGGGGCCGGCTTCGGCGACGTGCAGCCGCGCTACGTGTTCCAGGTGCCGCTGGCCAACCGCTCGCTGGACGACATCCAGCGCGGCTTCAACCAGCTCTGGCGGCGCAACATCAAGAAGGCCGAGAAGAGCGGCGTCGAGGTGGTCCAGGGCGGCTACGACGACCTGCCGGTCTTCCACCGGCTCTACCAGCTGACCGCCGAGCGGGACCGGTTCACCCCGCGCCCGCTGGCCTACTTCCAGCGCCAGTGGCAGCAGCTCACCACCGAGGACCCGAACCGGATGCGGCTCTACCTCGCCTACCACGAGGGCGAACCGCTGGCCGCCACCACCATGCTGACCGTGGGCCAGCACGTCTGGTACTCCTACGGCGCCTCGGCCAACCACAAGCGCGAGGTCAAGCCGTCCAACGCGATCCAGTGGCGGATGATCCGGGACGCCTACGCGCTCGGCGCCGGCGTCTACGACCTGCGCGGGATCAGCGACACGCTGGACGAGGAGGACCCGCTCTACGGCCTGATCCAGTTCAAACTGGGCACGGGAGGACAGGCCGCCGAGTACCTGGGCGAATGGGACTTCCCGGTCAACAAGGTCCTGCACAAGGCGCTCGACCTCTACATGTCGCGCCGCTGA
- the rpsF gene encoding 30S ribosomal protein S6: MRHYEVMVILDPSVEERAVSPLIESFLNVVRTGGGSVEKIDTWGRRRLAYEIKKQPEGIYSVIDLKATPEVVKELDRQMSLSEQVLRTKVLRPDTH; this comes from the coding sequence ATGCGTCACTACGAGGTGATGGTCATCCTCGACCCGTCGGTCGAGGAGCGCGCTGTCTCCCCCCTGATCGAGAGCTTCCTCAACGTCGTCCGCACCGGTGGCGGCAGCGTTGAGAAGATCGACACCTGGGGCCGTCGTCGCCTGGCGTACGAGATCAAGAAGCAGCCCGAGGGCATTTACTCGGTCATCGACCTGAAGGCCACGCCTGAGGTCGTCAAGGAGCTTGACCGCCAGATGTCGCTGAGCGAGCAGGTTCTGCGGACCAAGGTCCTGCGCCCGGACACCCACTGA
- a CDS encoding single-stranded DNA-binding protein yields the protein MAGETVITLVGNLVDDPELRFTPSGAAVAKFRIASTPRTFDRQTNEWKDGESLFLTCNVWRQPAENVAESLQRGMRVIVQGRLRQRSYETKEGEKRTVFEVEVDEVGPSLRSATAKVTRANRGPGGGGGGGFGGGAPQQGGGQGGWGGGQGGNQGGGNWGGNSGGGQSGPSDDPWASSAPAGGGNNAGGGWGAPAGGGYSEEPPF from the coding sequence ATGGCAGGCGAGACCGTCATCACCCTCGTCGGCAATCTCGTCGACGACCCCGAGCTGCGTTTCACCCCCTCGGGTGCGGCGGTCGCGAAGTTCCGCATCGCGTCCACTCCCCGCACCTTCGACCGCCAGACCAACGAGTGGAAGGACGGCGAGAGCCTCTTCCTCACGTGCAACGTCTGGCGTCAGCCGGCGGAGAACGTGGCCGAGTCGCTGCAGCGCGGCATGCGCGTCATCGTGCAGGGCCGACTGCGCCAGCGGTCTTACGAGACCAAGGAAGGCGAGAAGCGGACGGTCTTCGAGGTCGAGGTCGATGAGGTCGGTCCGAGCCTGCGCTCGGCGACCGCCAAGGTGACCCGGGCCAACCGCGGTCCCGGCGGCGGTGGTGGCGGCGGCTTCGGCGGCGGCGCCCCGCAGCAGGGCGGCGGCCAGGGCGGCTGGGGTGGCGGCCAGGGCGGCAACCAGGGTGGCGGCAACTGGGGTGGCAACTCCGGTGGCGGCCAGTCCGGTCCGTCCGACGACCCCTGGGCGTCCAGCGCGCCGGCCGGCGGTGGCAACAACGCCGGCGGTGGCTGGGGTGCCCCGGCCGGTGGCGGCTACTCGGAAGAGCCTCCGTTCTAA
- the rpsR gene encoding 30S ribosomal protein S18 translates to MAKPPARKPKKKVCVFCKDKVNYVDYKDTNLLRKFISDRGKIRARRVTGNCTQHQRDVATAVKNSREMALLPYTSTAR, encoded by the coding sequence ATGGCGAAGCCGCCTGCGCGCAAGCCGAAGAAGAAGGTTTGCGTCTTCTGCAAGGACAAGGTCAACTACGTTGACTACAAGGACACGAACCTGCTGCGGAAGTTCATTTCCGACCGCGGCAAGATCCGTGCCCGCCGGGTCACCGGCAACTGCACCCAGCACCAGCGCGATGTCGCCACGGCCGTGAAGAACAGCCGTGAGATGGCGCTGCTGCCCTACACCAGCACCGCGCGCTAA
- the rplI gene encoding 50S ribosomal protein L9, whose amino-acid sequence MKIILTHEVAGLGGAGEVVEVKDGYARNFLVPRGFAIRWTKGGQKDVDAIRRARKIHEIQTVEAATAVKATLEGLQVKLAVRSGDAGRLFGSVTQADVVEAVKAAGGPAVDKRAVVIASPIKTVGTHKVSVKLHADVQANLDVTVA is encoded by the coding sequence ATGAAGATCATCCTCACTCACGAGGTCGCCGGCCTCGGCGGCGCCGGCGAGGTCGTCGAGGTCAAGGACGGCTACGCCCGCAACTTCCTGGTTCCGCGTGGCTTCGCCATCCGCTGGACCAAGGGCGGCCAGAAGGACGTCGACGCCATCCGTCGCGCCCGCAAGATCCACGAGATCCAGACCGTCGAGGCCGCCACCGCGGTCAAGGCGACCCTGGAGGGCCTGCAGGTCAAGCTGGCCGTGCGCTCCGGCGACGCCGGCCGCCTGTTCGGCTCGGTCACCCAGGCCGACGTCGTCGAGGCCGTCAAGGCCGCCGGCGGCCCGGCGGTGGACAAGCGCGCCGTCGTGATCGCCTCGCCGATCAAGACCGTGGGCACCCACAAGGTCTCCGTCAAGCTGCACGCTGACGTCCAGGCCAACCTCGACGTGACCGTCGCCTGA